Proteins from one Sander lucioperca isolate FBNREF2018 chromosome 16, SLUC_FBN_1.2, whole genome shotgun sequence genomic window:
- the efna1a gene encoding ephrin-A1a isoform X2, whose amino-acid sequence MDLVWIVGFVVSVCAWFASAERHSVYWNSTNSKFLWDDYTVEVKLNDYLDIVCPHYPQGEVPLLDAERYVLYMVEHEDYESCKPQSYDQMRWECGHPFAPHAPEKFSEKFQRFTPFTLGKEFRQGESYYYISKPLHHHGQECLRLRVDVVAADGSQEARVAKGGTGEAEVEAGGGVHNPSNRLPADDPVVILPDVQKSVRSNSEVTSLSILSLLVPSLLLLLH is encoded by the exons ATGGATTTGGTTTGGATTGTGGGCTTCGTTGTGAGCGTCTGCGCCTGGTTTGCTTCAGCGGAGCGACACAGCGTCTACTGGAACAGCACGAATTCAAA GTTTCTCTGGGACGACTACACCGTGGAGGTGAAACTCAATGACTACCTGGACATCGTTTGCCCCCATTACCCTCAGGGTGAGGTGCCATTGCTGGATGCTGAGCGATACGTGCTCTACATGGTGGAGCATGAGGACTATGAATCCTGCAAGCCCCAATCATACGACCAAATGCGCTGGGAGTGTGGCCATCCGTTTGCTCCTCACGCCCCTGAGAAGTTCTCGGAAAAGTTCCAGCGTTTTACTCCATTTACTCTGGGAAAGGAGTTCCGCCAAGGAGAAAGCTACTATTATATCT CCAAACCTTTGCACCACCATGGACAGGAGTGCCTCAGGCTCAGGGTGGACGTCGTAGCTGCTGATG GCTCTCAAGAAGCCAGAGTGGCTAAAGGAGGCACAGGTGAGGCTGAAGTTGAAGCTGGGGGTGGGGTTCACAACCCGTCCAACAGACTGCCTGCAG ATGACCCAGTGGtaattctgccagatgtccaGAAGAGTGTACGGTCAAACTCTGAAGTGACATCCCTCTCAATCCTCTCATTGCTAGTCCCATCATTACTGCTATTGTTGCACTGA
- the dpm3 gene encoding dolichol-phosphate mannosyltransferase subunit 3, with protein MTKLMEWLFGVSVVGAAWALVSFDLLDLSLPQTYREVAWPMPLYLLVSFGCYSLATVGYRVATFNDCDEAAKELQGQIKEAKEDLRKKGLKM; from the coding sequence ATGACAAAACTTATGGAGTGGCTGTTCGGTGTGTCGGTGGTGGGCGCAGCCTGGGCTTTGGTCTCTTTCGACCTGTTGGACCTGAGCCTGCCGCAGACTTACAGAGAGGTCGCCTGGCCGATGCCTCTGTACCTGCTGGTTTCATTTGGCTGCTACTCCCTGGCCACGGTGGGATACAGGGTGGCCACCTTTAATGACTGTGACGAGGCGGCAAAAGAGCTGCAGGGGCAGATAAAAGAAGCCAAAGAGGACTTAAGGAAAAAGGGATTAAAGATGTAG
- the efna1a gene encoding ephrin-A1a isoform X1, translating into MDLVWIVGFVVSVCAWFASAERHSVYWNSTNSKFLWDDYTVEVKLNDYLDIVCPHYPQGEVPLLDAERYVLYMVEHEDYESCKPQSYDQMRWECGHPFAPHAPEKFSEKFQRFTPFTLGKEFRQGESYYYISKPLHHHGQECLRLRVDVVAADGSQEARVAKGGTGEAEVEAGGGVHNPSNRLPAADDPVVILPDVQKSVRSNSEVTSLSILSLLVPSLLLLLH; encoded by the exons ATGGATTTGGTTTGGATTGTGGGCTTCGTTGTGAGCGTCTGCGCCTGGTTTGCTTCAGCGGAGCGACACAGCGTCTACTGGAACAGCACGAATTCAAA GTTTCTCTGGGACGACTACACCGTGGAGGTGAAACTCAATGACTACCTGGACATCGTTTGCCCCCATTACCCTCAGGGTGAGGTGCCATTGCTGGATGCTGAGCGATACGTGCTCTACATGGTGGAGCATGAGGACTATGAATCCTGCAAGCCCCAATCATACGACCAAATGCGCTGGGAGTGTGGCCATCCGTTTGCTCCTCACGCCCCTGAGAAGTTCTCGGAAAAGTTCCAGCGTTTTACTCCATTTACTCTGGGAAAGGAGTTCCGCCAAGGAGAAAGCTACTATTATATCT CCAAACCTTTGCACCACCATGGACAGGAGTGCCTCAGGCTCAGGGTGGACGTCGTAGCTGCTGATG GCTCTCAAGAAGCCAGAGTGGCTAAAGGAGGCACAGGTGAGGCTGAAGTTGAAGCTGGGGGTGGGGTTCACAACCCGTCCAACAGACTGCCTGCAG CAGATGACCCAGTGGtaattctgccagatgtccaGAAGAGTGTACGGTCAAACTCTGAAGTGACATCCCTCTCAATCCTCTCATTGCTAGTCCCATCATTACTGCTATTGTTGCACTGA